Part of the Sulfobacillus acidophilus DSM 10332 genome, TCAAGGACCGTCCGTCGGAAACACTTAAATCCCCCGGTCACATCCTTCAAGCCTAGACCTAGGAGGATTGACGCATATAGACTGCCCCCCCGGGAGATCAGACGACGGTACCAGGGCCAATTGGTGGCCCCTCCCCCGTTGACGTAACGCGACCCGAGAACCACGTCAGCTCCCGTTTTTTGCATCGTCTCAATAAATTTCGGTAGGTATTGGGGATTATGCGAAAAATCGGCATCCATTTCGAAAAGATATTCATAACCCCGGCTCAAGCCATAACGAAATCCGGTCAGATAGGCTGTAGCCAAACCCAATTTGCCTTGACGGTGAATGACCTCCACCCGGCCAGGAAATTCTTCTTTAAGTCGGTCTGCCAACAGCCCGGTCCCGTCCGGCGAGCCGTCATCAATCACCAAAATGTCAAACATGGCCCCCTGATCCAATATAGCGTGAACCATCGGTGCCAAATTGCCCAACTCGTTGTAAGTTGGCAAAATCACCAAGGCTTTCACGATTCCAGAGCCTCCTCCGACAACCTCAGGCAATCCAATGCCATGTGGCAAAGGTGACGAAAAACACGACTTGCAACATCGGCAATACGAACCCTAGAAAACGTCGCCAACTTTCCCGTTCCGCCAGCATCGCCAACGTCACAAACATCGGGAAAATCACCAACACTAACCGGGACATACTGAGCAAAGGACTTTCTCCCGATGCCACCGGCGCGCTCACATCGACCAACCACAAGACCGCCCAGTAAACGAGCCAATCCCACGGTAATCGATGCTTCAGCCCATAAACCCACAAAAGGCCTGCCGATATGGCAGCCAACAAATCTATCATACTGAGTACGGCGCTCGGTTGCAATGGACTGCCATTCCAGATCGTGCGTACTGCCCAAAAAAAACCCAGCACGGGCCAAGTGATATGCCGACCCCAATAGGCTTGCGCCTGCATAAAAGCCAACGGCGTACCGAAGTCAATCCATTGATAGGTCATGAACGCCGCCAACCCGAGTCCAATAGGCAATACGCCCAATATTTTCCATCGCCAACGCCAACCGAAGTGTTGATAGTATACCACGAAAAAGGCGAGGGCCAAAAAGAGTCCCTCGTTGCGAGTTAACGTGGCCAACATCCCAAAAATCCCGGCGGCTACAAACCGGCGCCGTTTCAGCGCCAAAAAAGTTGCGGTACTGAGCCACAAAAAGAGGGATTCGGTATACGCCGCCGACAAAAAAAAGGCACTGGGAAATATCAGCGCCAGCCATACGGCACGCCGGGCCAAGGTGTCGTCAAAAGTTTCCCGGACAAGATAATATAACGTAAAAACGAATAACAAGAGGCTCACATTGGCCACGAAAACGGCGCTGGCATCATAACCGAGCCGAAAAACGAGATGGCCGGCCGCAATTAATAAGGGATAGAGCGGGAAAAAGGCTAACGCCTGCGTCCAATACCCGTGTTGGGCGATTTGGGTATACCAAATCCCGTCCCAACGCACCCACATCAGAATCCAAGGGGAGCTACTCGTATTAAACGTCGGCGAGAGATATTGCCACGGCAATAATGCCAACGCCACCCAGCCGGCCAGAAGTAAACCTACCCGGGTCCAAAGCAAGGTTTCGACAATTTCCCGGCCGGCTTCCGAACCGGGCCACCACGCTTGAAGCCATGTACGTATCCGATGCATACCTAGATGGACGGCTGGGGCGATAATCCAACCTGCTTTTCTAAAATCAGGCCGCGCCATTCGTTAAGGACCGGTAAAGCTGCCGCTTCCTTCAATTTATCGGCCTGGGGCCGAGGCAACCCAAATCGCAGAGTTTTGACACCCCACGCACGGGCTTCAACCCACAAATATTCTAACAAGGCTTTTAGATGCGTGCCCATC contains:
- a CDS encoding hypothetical protein (PFAM: Mannosyltransferase (PIG-V))~COGs: COG5542 integral membrane protein~KEGG: ttm:Tthe_1979 hypothetical protein~SPTR: Putative uncharacterized protein), with the translated sequence MHRIRTWLQAWWPGSEAGREIVETLLWTRVGLLLAGWVALALLPWQYLSPTFNTSSSPWILMWVRWDGIWYTQIAQHGYWTQALAFFPLYPLLIAAGHLVFRLGYDASAVFVANVSLLLFVFTLYYLVRETFDDTLARRAVWLALIFPSAFFLSAAYTESLFLWLSTATFLALKRRRFVAAGIFGMLATLTRNEGLFLALAFFVVYYQHFGWRWRWKILGVLPIGLGLAAFMTYQWIDFGTPLAFMQAQAYWGRHITWPVLGFFWAVRTIWNGSPLQPSAVLSMIDLLAAISAGLLWVYGLKHRLPWDWLVYWAVLWLVDVSAPVASGESPLLSMSRLVLVIFPMFVTLAMLAERESWRRFLGFVLPMLQVVFFVTFATWHWIA
- a CDS encoding Dolichyl-phosphate beta-D-mannosyltransferase (PFAM: Glycosyl transferase family 2~COGs: COG0463 Glycosyltransferase involved in cell wall biogenesis~InterPro IPR001173~KEGG: sur:STAUR_5569 glycosyl transferase group 2 family protein~PFAM: Glycosyl transferase, family 2~PRIAM: Dolichyl-phosphate beta-D-mannosyltransferase~SPTR: Glycosyl transferase, group 2 family protein): MKALVILPTYNELGNLAPMVHAILDQGAMFDILVIDDGSPDGTGLLADRLKEEFPGRVEVIHRQGKLGLATAYLTGFRYGLSRGYEYLFEMDADFSHNPQYLPKFIETMQKTGADVVLGSRYVNGGGATNWPWYRRLISRGGSLYASILLGLGLKDVTGGFKCFRRTVLEHLDLDQIQSSGYGFQIEMTYRAVQAGFTVVEMPIIFEERREGQSKMSASIFMEALWMVAKMRAESLGKGRQPAEERLRP